GTGCAAGGgaaggagagggaagggagggaggggaggggtggtgGGAGGAGGCGGTCCTCGTATGCGTTGAAGGCGACGCCGGTGAGGTGGAGGATGGCGGTGGGGTGGAAGcagtttgtttttgttttcttttatttctcaCGTGAGGTGTGTGTTCCGAGAAAATAAGGAATGCGTCGGGAAGGGAGGGTCTCGACGTATGCTTATTGGGAGACTCCTCTCCCTATAGTTGCCTCCTTATTATATATACGATGGACCTCTCCGGCGTGTAGACTCCACACGCCCCTAACACTGGTGATTATATCAAGAAGCTACTTCAACGTTGTCCCAAGTATGGTCCATGCCTATGTCACGCGTGTCTGATTTTGCATTGGGGAGTGTAGCAGGTAGAGCTTTTGCAAGCAGGGCACGTTCTTCAGCTCAAAATCATGGTCACCAAAGTGCACGCTCATCAACGTAGCAAAAGTTGGGCACTACTGTTGGCCTGTTGCTGTCTTTGTAATGGGGGAGAAGTTTCCCAGACGATCGATGAGATGAACAGCTTCgtagtaggaggaggaggtaatGGTGATGTGTGTCATTTGAACATGCATGCTTATTAGGCCCGACTGATACGCATACGCTCCAGCGAACATGCTTGCCGTGCTCAAATTTCAAGAAAGGGAAAAGTGACCCCGAACAGTATCGTAGATAATGACCCTTGTGCTCGATTTTCGTCCATGTCATTAAGACCAAAGAACGTGATGAGTGCAAGCCATCGCTTTCTCCTttatgattgtttttttttcccactcAAAGCAAACTTCTCGTTTATATTTCATCCCTCATGTTTTTCACCAAAAACACACAGGATGTTGGGTGCATTTTCGGAGGATGAAGTGAGACTATGGGctcctttggcagggctcctcgcgaggggctcctcgtgcggagccggagccggagccgcggagcCACTTTTTTGGGCTCCTCCATGCAAGCCTAAAACGGCTTCGGCTCCTCCCAAATGTGCCAAAAAATGGCTCCGCGGTCAATgccgtttggtgcggctccggctcctccgtgcgcacggagctggagccggagccctgccaaactgacCCTATGTTCAAAATATTGTCTCAAACTTTGATAATAAATTACTACCTCGCTTTGAAACATGACATTTTGGACATAGAGCCCTTTTGGTGGAACTACAGGGTGGCATGGCTCCTCTAACTCAAGTACTCATTACCGAAGCTATTTTTCTCCCTCCTGCTAAAatgaattaaaaaataattgaagatAATAAAGTCAAATTTTTTGTTTCACCAGCTCTAGCTCCTCTGACGCTATAGTGATGTAGCCAGAGCCGGTTGAAGCTCCACCAGAAGAGCTCAAAGTACTTCATTTTTGGCTGTATACACCAGGGCCGAGACGCTTTTTTCCCTTGTATAAGAAAAGGACATAGTACTTCATTTATTTTTAAGTTAATATTTAGCTTGTGCAGAGGAAGCACTTATATTTTCTTCTGTAAACAGAAGAAAGAGGCATATACTTTTCAACGTTCTCCTAGCCTTCTAATAACAAATCCAATTACACTTTTTCTTGTGGCCAATACAAATATTTTAATGTGCATCAAAGTTCGCCAATTTCGGTGTGACTGACCCGACATTTGAAATTGGTGCATGCGCTCAAGTTGTTCCCAACTGAGCATTAATCCGGTCCAAACATATAGTCCCACAGTTACATATAAAATGAAGAATATTAAAGTGGCAGAGGGAAAGAAACTGATTTTCTCAAGTGGGGTTTCCACAAAAGACGTTGTGGATGTCATTTACATTTATAAACTGATTCCAATAAGTGGCAATGAGAATGGGAGTCGGGGAGAGGAGAATATACTTTAGCAAAGGCCCATCCTCACTGATTAGTGGGTAGTACGAGCTAAACCagctcaccagtcaccacagtTCTCAGCTAATCCGGCGACACCTGTGTGCGGCTGTGTCCAAAACCGGGATGATCTCCCTGCACAGCACAGGGAACTTGACCGGTGCCCAGTAGTTTTCCCAGATCCGCCGCATCCTGCAGGACGCAAACCACGATCCCCTGTTCTTGCCTGACACCGCAATCTTGTCCTCCTGCCCCGGTTCTGATACACCAATTTAACAATCAATTACCAGCACTAATTAATCGTCATCTCGCTAGCAAAGCTAATCAGTCACCTCGACTCGATCGCTTCACTTCTAACCtttgatggatggatgcttcCATGCAGCTCGGTGGAGGAGCAGCCGCCGagcaggtgaggtgaggtgacgGCGAGCTCCAGGCAGGCAAGGATTAGTCACCAAATCCACCACCTGACACCCGCTCACCACCTGTCCCGGCCGCCTTACCATGTCCCCCCACCTgccgctccccctcctcccctcccgcgccACACGCCGCTGCGCGCTCCcatgcccccgccgccgccggcgcgccggctCCTCCACGTCCAtgtcttcctctccttcctcagCCTCCTCGTGTTCCTGGCCGCGAGGTggcgccccgcggcggcgtccgcgctCTCGACCTTCGCGCTGGCCAAGGCGGGCAACACGACCATAGTGTGCGGCCTCCTGCCGTCGGCGTCGTCCCCGCTGCTGGTGGACCTCAActgcacggcggccggcggcgaccacaCGCGCCAGGAGACGTACCCGTCGTCGCACCCCTTCGCCGCactggccggcggggaggactTCCTCTGCGCCGTGGGGCCGTCCGGGGAgcgcgccggcgacgtcgaCATGCGCTGGTGGGACCTGTCCGGCAACGGCGACGGCAGGGAGAAGCGGGTCTACTCCGGCGCGCCGCTACGCGCGCTTGCCGCCGGCGAGTACAAGGTCTGCGGGGTGCTCGCCGGCGGGGAGCTCCACTGCTGGCGGTGGCGCGGGCTCGACATCCCCAGGGAGCTccgcttcgtcgccgccgccgtcggagacGGCTTCGTGTGCGGCATCCTCAACGGCACGGCGGCGTCGATCCGCTGCTTCGGGAACGACACGGCGGACCCGGCCGTCACCCACGCGCCGTCGGGCGGGAACTACGACGTGGTGGCGGCGTGCGGCACCCGAGCGTGCGCGCTGTCGACGGCGGGGGCGCTCCAGTGCTGGGGCCGCGGCGCGCCGGATTTgccgggcgccggcgcgtcCGCCGGGTACGCCGCGCTGGCATTGGGCGAGGGCGGCGTCTGCGGTCTGCGCACCAACGGCACCATCCGCTGCTTTGGCGAAGGGGTCGCCGCGCCGCCAGgcaccctcgccggcgcgcAGTACCTCGACGTCAAAGCGCAGGGGAAGGCCTTCTGCGGCTTGCTCATGGCCGACTACTCCCTCGtctgctggggcggccgcgAGTTCAACGCCACCAACCACCTCGTCTTCCCCCGCGTCATGCCGGGTCCCTGCGCCCCCATGTCCTCGTGCAGGTGCGGCGTCTTGCCGGGGTCCGCCAACTtctgcgccgcccggagctgCATCTGCCACGACTGCGTGTTCGACCTCAACGTCGCTCGGCCCAATGCGTCGGTGTTGCCCGCGAAGAGTGgtggccggagcaggaggaccatgtggatcgccatcgcggctgcggcggccggtTTCCTCGTGCTCCTCGTGGCATTGCAGCTCGCGCTGCTCCTctggtgtcgccgccgccgccgccgccgtatgAATGAGCAGGATGCCGCCGGTGATGTGCAGCAGTCGCTGATGCCGCCGCGTCTGGGGTCCAGCAAGAGCAAGGGGCCAGGCAGCGTGGTGGAGCACTTCACGCTGGAGATGCTCCACGCCGCCACGGACGGGTTCTCCGACGACTGCCGGATCGGAACGGGGAGCTTCGGATCCGTATACCGCGGCACGCTCTCCGACGGGCGCGAGGTCGCGGTCAAGCGCGCCGAGGACTCGGCCAAGGCGtcgacctcggcggcggcgcgcccggcgcgccgccgcgacagGGAGACAGCGTTCAACTCGGAGCTCACCGCGCTGGCGCGCGCCAACCACAAGAACATCGTCTGCCTCCTGGGCTGCTGCGCCGACTCCGGCGAGCGCGTGCTCGTGTACGAGTTCATGGCGAACGGCACGCTGCACGACCAGCTCCACAGCCGCGTCCCTATGGCGCCCGCCGTGTCGTCGTGGCGCGGCCGCCTCGCCATCGCGCTCGACGCGGCACGGGGCATCGAGTACATGCACGTCTACGCCGTGCCGCCCATCATCCACCGCGACGTCAAGTCCGCCAACATCCTGCTCGACGACGCGTGGACGGCCAAGATCGCCGACTTCGGCCTGTCCTCCGTCCTGGACCCCACCGCCGGAGCCTgtgacgacgccggcggcggcggcgagccgctCTACACCGGCGGCACCGTGGGGTACATGGACCCGGAGTACTACCGGCTGCAGCACCTGACGGACaagagcgacgtgtacagcttcggcgtcgtgCTCCTGGAGCTCATGTCCGGGTGCCGCGTCGTGCAGCGCTACGCCGAGAGCGTGACGCCCAAGAACGTCGTCCAGTTCGCTGTGCCGCACATCCTCGCCGACGAAGTCGCGCGGGTGCTCGACCCGCGGCTGCCGGCGCCCACGCCCGAGGAGGCCGAGGCGCTGGCCTACGTCGGCTACCTCGCCGCCGACTGCGTGGGCTCCGTGGGCTGCGACCGCCCGTCCATGACCGAGGTCGTCGACGCCCTGGagcgcgccctcgccgcctgcggcgccgcgccgctctcccgcgccggcaccggccgccgccccgcgctctCCCGCTCCGGCACCGACCAGTTCGACCTCACCGACACCGACTAGCCcttcgctgccgccgtcgccattgCTGACGAAACGCAGCCGTTCGCATCGCGTCACCGGGCACTTCCATGGACCCTAGTGCCTGCCAACTGCAAACCGCCGCACGCGCGTCGCCATTGGGGACACCAGATCGTCCTGTCCCTGGACCATGGCTGCTCCAttgaggagaaaagaaaaggcaaatcAAGCAACAGCGGAATCAGAAGCCCAGATCCGACGCCGACATCGGAATCAACGGTCTGATTTCTTCTTGGCGATGAGATTAACCTTCGATTGACTCGCGAACAAACCCCCACAGCGACAGGGCACCGGATCAGGATCAGGATCAGGATCAGGCATGGCCGTCGTGCGGGGTGAAACGAATTGACGGGGCCCGGCACGACGACGGAAAAGAtcattctttctttctctccccTTTCCTCCTTTCTTGCTGTATTCGTTGTGTCTTTGCTTTCGGCATTTTCCTCTCTGGGAGGTTTCCATATTCTTTACCAATGTGAATAGATAGATCAGAGATAAGGATTGAGAACAGTAGAATTACGATTTATACttgcttcaattttttttccaatgaaGATTAT
This genomic window from Setaria viridis chromosome 8, Setaria_viridis_v4.0, whole genome shotgun sequence contains:
- the LOC117866217 gene encoding serine/threonine-protein kinase-like protein CCR4, which encodes MPPPPPARRLLHVHVFLSFLSLLVFLAARWRPAAASALSTFALAKAGNTTIVCGLLPSASSPLLVDLNCTAAGGDHTRQETYPSSHPFAALAGGEDFLCAVGPSGERAGDVDMRWWDLSGNGDGREKRVYSGAPLRALAAGEYKVCGVLAGGELHCWRWRGLDIPRELRFVAAAVGDGFVCGILNGTAASIRCFGNDTADPAVTHAPSGGNYDVVAACGTRACALSTAGALQCWGRGAPDLPGAGASAGYAALALGEGGVCGLRTNGTIRCFGEGVAAPPGTLAGAQYLDVKAQGKAFCGLLMADYSLVCWGGREFNATNHLVFPRVMPGPCAPMSSCRCGVLPGSANFCAARSCICHDCVFDLNVARPNASVLPAKSGGRSRRTMWIAIAAAAAGFLVLLVALQLALLLWCRRRRRRRMNEQDAAGDVQQSLMPPRLGSSKSKGPGSVVEHFTLEMLHAATDGFSDDCRIGTGSFGSVYRGTLSDGREVAVKRAEDSAKASTSAAARPARRRDRETAFNSELTALARANHKNIVCLLGCCADSGERVLVYEFMANGTLHDQLHSRVPMAPAVSSWRGRLAIALDAARGIEYMHVYAVPPIIHRDVKSANILLDDAWTAKIADFGLSSVLDPTAGACDDAGGGGEPLYTGGTVGYMDPEYYRLQHLTDKSDVYSFGVVLLELMSGCRVVQRYAESVTPKNVVQFAVPHILADEVARVLDPRLPAPTPEEAEALAYVGYLAADCVGSVGCDRPSMTEVVDALERALAACGAAPLSRAGTGRRPALSRSGTDQFDLTDTD